The sequence GCCAGTATGACATTACGGGTGTGTTTGGCAAATAGGAAACTTTTTTCTTGAGCAGTATGCTATAAATACCGGCAGCTTCGCCGGCCATAAGCCCTAATGCAACTGAAGGTCCGTTGAGCTTGGCACTTTGGAGTTTATTTAGTGGAACTAAAATATCTACCGCATCTATTACACAAGTTGGTAAAATATTTCCAGCTCTAGTGTAGCCGCGCCCTGATTCTCGTGTGATGGTGAGAGTTGCAGGATTGTAGGCACCGACGCATATAATGTTACTGGTATTAGACATGGAGGTGATGGTGATAAAAGCATCGCTGTTTTTTAGGTAACTGCTACCGTTGAGGCTTTCTTCAGCTAACCAAAAATCTAAAATTCCAGTTTCCGGATGATCTAGATCGTTATTAATGATATATTCTCCGGTATCAAAATTTTCTAACCTAAACATTACGTTGATGGCGCCGTTGTTTGCGCTGATGCGTTTGCCTTTTACATACAATTTGCCATTGCCTACTGCATAAATTTGAGGTTCGTTTAAGCTATATGTTTCGCCAGTTAAGCGACTTGTGAGCGAGGCATTTACTCCGCCAGGATACATCGTCCACATGATTCCCACGATATTGGTGTGAGGTTTAGTAATCATAATAGAAGTGTTCGAAATATCTTGAGTATAATTTCGTTTATGGTGGCGCTTATCTCCTTCTGCGCCAACGGTACATATTATGGTAACGCCAGACAATCCTGCGTATTGATTGAGAATGCGTTCGAGCAGGCTGGTGCCATCGTGGCTACAGATGTTGGATCCATATTGAAGGCAAAGAACTAGTGGCTTATTAACTTTTGCGGCATATTCTATAAGCTTGGTAAAGCAAATGAGTACATCTTCTATTAATGTAGCATGCTCGTTATATTCGCCGCCATATACTCTTTGGATGCCAGGAGAAGCAGGCGCTATTTTGGCTGCAATATATGTTGCTTTTGGTAAAAAATTGGTAGCGGATTGGGGATTGTCGTATCCGTTTGCTAGCAATAGTAGTGAGGTGCCCATAGTAAGAGTTGTGATATCTTCTTGAATTGGAATTTGCGAGCTAATTTCTGGATTAAATATTTCTGTGTTAGTTACTTCGTCAAAAATGTATTCTAGTCTCGAGGCACCGTCAGCGGTCATGAGTAACGGATGATTAATCTGAATATTTTGTGTATCGAGAACTCCTATCAATACCCCTTGACCATCGTCTAGTTTGTCGTTTATTTCATGATCGGGAAATAGGTTTTCGTCTATTGTTAGTTGAGTTATTTTTGGAGAACTGAGAACGCTTAAACTATATTCTAGAGCAACATATTTTAAAAGTATATTTTTGGCAGCGTCGAAGTCTCGCTTAGTACCTTTTAGTAGTCCACCTACATTAAGTAAGGGGATATGCGTTAAATTGAGATTTTCATAAAATTCTGAGGTTTGGGTTGCAATAGGATTGAGATTTACGTAGATAGTTTCATCATCAGAAAGATTTGCATAGAAGAGATCGTCATAGAGATTTGAGTTTGAGCTAGATCGCATTGCGACAGGCTTGTATAATCTAAATATGTCTTTGTTAGAAATATCCTTGAGATAAGATATCTTTAGAAATGTGTGATTTGGCAGTTCGTTGGTATATAGGGTTTGTTTGGTATTGCGAGAAGATTGTTGATAATGAATGGTCATGTCTTTGGATAAGAAAATCAGAATGCCCGAAACAGTGGCAATCCAGTCGTTTAGCAATCTATCTAAAAGTCGTTTATCATTTAATTGGGTGCTATCAAAAGCATTATATAAAATAGGCTTCTTTCCAATTTCTACAGCATAAAGTAAGACATCTGCAACAGCTTCGAGGTATTGCGTGAGAGTTGCGGAAGTTGGTACTGTATAAAGTTTGGGAGATTTATCGTGTAAATTAGCTCGTACATCCGATGCGATTACAGCATAAAAGTAGCCTTTTGGGGGCTTAATGGGTTCTAATAGATCTAGGTTTAGAAAGGTTATTGGGGGGTATTCTTCAAAAAAAGTGTCGGCGGGAGTGGTGATAAAATAAATCGTATCACTAAGTTGAAAAGCATCTTCTGAAATAATTTGATTAGCGTAAGCTAGTGCTTGCATACATATCCTCCTTATGGTTTTATGTAATTATATGCAATATACAGGTATTAAAATGAAAAAACCTCAAACTTTGTATAAGTAAGAGGTCTTTGGTAATTAATTATTTTGAACTTACGTTTGGATCGTCGCCTTCCATCATTAAGTGAACGGCACTACATTTGAATGTTCTAGGCAATACTAGAATGTTTGGATCTGAACCAACGATAGTTTTCATCGCATGCGCAAGGGCATCTTCAACTGTTTCACGAGTTTTAAGCCCCATCCCGCGAGCATATCCAGGAACTTTAGCGCCACATAAATAGATTGCGGCAGTATTTTTTTCTGCGATATGAGCAGAAGAGATCATAGAAAATCCGTGGAATGGATGGAACGCGTTAGTGTATCTATATTGTCTGATATATTCTTCGTTTGTTGCGTAATATTCTCCGTATCTATTTAGATCTGGAAGAGTTTGCATTTCGTTTCTTTGGAATAAATCATATAGCGGAGTTAAATATGGCCATAAGTCTTCGTTTAAGAAACCGTTACATATAGAAGTACAAATAACGACGCAATTGTCTGCTAAGACTCTCTTGTGTCTAACGATCTGAGCTGAAATAGCTTGCATAAGCATTATAGGGTTTGTGCCCATTCCGTCGCCGTAGTGGAAAAATTGTGGTAAGCCAAATACAAGCACATTATATTTTTTCTTAGCCCAAGGTACATAAGTTCTTTTATCAGCAATTTTCCAAGACTCTGGTTGCATAACTTCTGGTGCACCTGCAAGAACTGCTATTTGACGAGACTTGGTATCAAGAACCGCATCAACGCAGAAAAACTTTTTGCCCATGCATTTTTCCATATGCATGCTGATAGCATCAAACTTGTTTCTCATTAGAGACTTTGAATTTACAGGAGTAAAGTCATCGCGGTGCATTACCTTTGGTACGTGGTGAGATGCGATAGAACGCCAGTGAGAAATTCCAGTTGCAGAATGCTTGTATCCACCAGAATATCCGCCATAAGGATTGCCTTGAGTGTGCCCAATCATAATAGCAAGATCGCTGTCGTAAACGTATTTGTTCATAATTACAGGGTCGCCTGCTTCTGTGGTGCCAAGATCTACAAGGTGGTCCCAATCCTCGCTATCATGATTAATAATTTGTCCAGAAGGTGCAAACTGATTGTATAGATCGTTGCCTAAAACGCCTCTAATTTCTTGCTCAGTATTTTTTCTATGAAGCCCATTGGAGCAGATTAATAGAATGTTTTCTTTTTTTACGCCTACACTATAAAGTTCGTCGAGTACAAGTTTGATAGCTACTTTTCTATGAGAAGTTGCTTGTTCGCCACCTTTAACTCTATCTGGAAAAATAATAGTAACTTTGGAATCAGGATTTGCCATTTTGGTTAAAGGATCCATTCCGAGAGGGTTTCTGATAGCATTAAGAGTTTCTTCGTAGATTTTATCTTCTGGAATATAAGGTGGATCCGCTACCGTTTCACCTGGAATAAAAATATCTGAATTGTCTGGTAATGTTACGTCAATTGTGCCTTGCCCATATTCTAATGATACATTCATTGTTAAAAGTCTCCTTTAGTTTAAATATAGATCGATAATTTCTAAATATTCTTCAGGGTAAAAACCTATTTCGCCGCTAAATCTGGTGAGTGCAATAAGCCCGCCGGCAATCTCCGGAATACTAGCAAGCATTTTTGCGTTATCGCTTTTTAGACCACCGCCATACACAACGTCCATGCTTTCTCCTGCTACTGTTTTGACAAATTTTGCCACTTTAGTGATATACGGTTTATCAGCAGGAGTTTTTCCAGGTCCTATGCTCCAAATTGGTTCGTATGCGATAACGACACTGTTTTTGTCTACATCGTTTAGTCCTATTTCTAATTGTTCTCGTAAAACTGAGTCCCAATTGGCGAGTTCTTCTTCTTTTTCACCAATACAGTAGAGAACTTTTAGACCAGCTTTTTGAGCTTCCTTAATTTCGGCATTTAAAAGTCGGTTGACAGCTTGAGTGGCCGCCGCACCTGTAACTCCAGCTTCTGCAAGGATTCCCATTTTGTCATTACGCTCTTCGCAGTGACCAATGATTACGCTTGTTCCACCGATTTCTTTAACAACATTCGCTGTTCTATTTGTTGTGAAAGCACCGAAATTTCCGCCAACTGCGGTGTCGGCACGATATACGCTTTGAGCACCGATTTCTAAGTTTGCATCATCCTCAAGAGCATTTGCGGCTCCTATTAGATGCGCTTCTGGAAAATACATAACAAATTCAGTGTTTTTATATTTTTTGAGTTTTTCTTGAGTACCTTCTATAATGGTTTTTCCCCATTCTTTAATAGGGGCAATTCTATTAACTCCACCGCGTTCGGGCGGTATATCGAAACGTTTTAAATTTAAATAAATGTGCTTCATCAACATACTCCTTTCAAAATTATTTTTCCATTATAACTGAAATAAAAATAAAAAGAAAGGGTTGTTTGTAAAATTTGTGACGAATGCATAAAAAATTTTAGTAAGTGGAATTATAAAAGTAAAACGATTATGAGAGGTGCTAATATTGAAAAGAGGAATTACTGCAGTAGCGATTATTGTGGTTTGCTTAAGTAACATGCCTGTTGAAGCAAAAATTGGAACATTGGGAGGCAAGGGAGTGGTCTTAGTCGAGCCAGAAAGCATGCGTGTTCTATATGGGATTAACGAAAATACGCAGCTGCCGATGGCGAGTACAACCAAAATTATGACGGCGATCATAGCATTAGAGAATGGAAATTTAGAAGATGTTGTAACAGTTTCCGCGAACGCAGCGAAGGCACCGCCAGTTGATCTAAAACTTAAAGAAAACGAAAAACAATACTTGGGAGACTTGTTATATTCTCTTATGTTACAATCTCACAATGATACAGCAGTGGCAATAGCAGAACATATTGGAGGCAGCGTAGAGGAATTTTGTGAAATGATGACAACAAAAGCAAATGAGTTGGGCGCTGTCAATACAAAATTTGAAACTCCCAACGGGCTAGATAGTGAGCAACATTATTCAACGCCATATGACTTAGCGTTAATAGGTGCATATGCCCTGAAAAATCCAAAATTTGTAGAAATCATTAAAAACCTATTTCCCGATCATGAAATAAACGACAAACTAGACGATGGTCAAGGGGTATTGATAGGAGTTCTCGATACACAAAATATTCAGATTAATCATCCGTTACTCATGACCGCTGACGGTGCCTCGAGACTAGAATACATTTTTGACGAAGTAACTAACACAGAAATATTTAATCCAGAAATTAGCTCGCAAATTCCAATTCAAGAAGATATCACAACTCTTACTATGGGCACCTCACTACTATTGCTAGCAAACGGATACGACAATCCCCAATCCGCTACCAATTTTTTACCAAAAGCAACATATATTGCAGCCAAAATAGCGCCTGCTTCTCCTGGCATCCAAAGAGTATATGGCGGCGAATATAACGAGCATGCTACATTAATAGAAGATGTACTCATTTGCTTTACCAAGCTTATAGAATATGCCGCAAAAGTTAATAAGCCACTAGTTCTTTGCCTTCAATATGGATCCAACATCTGTAGCCACGATGGCACCAGCCTGCTCGAACGCATTCTCAATCAATACGCAGGATTGTCTGGCGTTACCATAATATGTACCGTTGGCGCAGAAGGAGATAAGCGCCACCATAAACGAAATTATACTCAAGATATTTCGAACACTTCTATTATGATTACTAAACCTCACACCAATATCGTGGGAATCATGTGGACGATGTATCCTGGCGGAGTAAATGCCTCGCTCACAAGTCGCTTAACTGGCGAAACATATAGCTTAAACGAACCTCAAATTTATGCAGTAGGCAATGGCAAATTGTATGTAAAAGGCAAACGCATCAGCGCAAACAACGGCGCCATCAACGTAATGTTTAGGTTAGAAAATTTTGATACCGGAGAATATATCATTAATAACGATCTAGATCATCCGGAAACTGATTATAAAAGCAATTCCGCCAATAATTATATAATTTAATAGACGAACTGGTATATTGACTTTTTCATAGAGCGAGAACGGTTTTTCACGACTGCTTCTCGTTTCCTCTTCTATTGCCTTTAGCCGAGCATATTCAGTAGCAGAAATTTCGATTTTTTCATCTAATTTTTCGTCCATATTGCAACTCGCTTTCTATTTTTGAATTAAATACTTTCTCATATCAATGGCACAGGCAACCAAAATGATGGCCCCGCGAACTATGTAGGTTATTGAACCTGGCACATTTAGGAAAATCAATGCCGCATTGATGATTTGTAATAAGATTACTCCAATAATAACTCCCTTGACTTTACCAACTCCGCCGGTAAACGATACCCCTCCGATAACGCATGCCGCAATGGCATCAAGCTCATAGCCATTTCCAGTCGCTGCAGTATTAGACCCCACTCTGGCAGATTCCAAAAATCCGGCGAGACCATACATTGCCCCGGCAAGCATAAATACAAGCGTAGTAGTCCAAAAAACAGAAACACCAGAAACTTTGGCGGCCTCGGCGTTACACCCAACGGCAAACATATTTTTTCCAAATACAGTCTTGTTCCAAATAAACCAAATGACAGCAGAAATTATAATAGCATAGACTAATAGCCAAGGTAGGTAAAAATCTGAATCCCCAAAAACATTTCCTATTACAAAGTCGGTATACCTCTGGTCGATCCCACCAATCGGTGCCCCAGCATTAGATCCCCAAGTCGCATATATTAGAGACAGCCCGTAGATGATCAATTGGGTACCGAGCGTTACAATAAAAGGATGAAGCATAAATCTAGCAGACATAAAGCCGTTGAAAAATCCAATGATTCCGCCCACGATCATAACGATTATTATAACGCAAATCAATTGTCCGATAATAGAAGATGCGGGATCTTGAGGCAACCACGTGAGAGATTTATACATCTTGGCAGCGTAATCAGGTGCCTGCAGAAGTGATGCCGAAATACAGGCTGTAAGACCAAGCATTCTACCAGCTGAGAGATCTGTCCCTGCAAGAATTACCGTCCCTGCAATACCCAGCGCCATCACCAATCTGGTGGAGCTAAGTGTGAGGATGTTAATTATCGAGCTGCCCGAAATAAATCTTGGATTATAGATCACGACGCATATAATCAATATCAGTACCAAAATATATAGAGCATTATCGAGTAATGTGTCTGCAATAAATTTTTTCTTATCAGCATCAGATAAGTTTTTATATGTTGCTATTTGCGTTTTAAACATAAGATTATTCCTTTCTTAAACATATTTGGTGGTGAAATCTTGGGAGCCGTTTTCGATCATATCTACTAATAAGAGGATTGCTTAGTTTAGTCTAAAATATTTGCTGGATATGGTGTATATGGGAAGAACAAATTTTTAGAATTTGGTTCAAATGTATAATTGGTTCCAGCGAGCGGCTCTTTACCGTTCATAATATTGAATGCCAATGTGGATACGTAGGTGGCAATAGTGTTTGGATCCTGTCCAGCAGAAGCGAGCATCTGACCTGCGTCGATATAGGTTTGTGCCTCTGCAGTTGCGTCAACACCAATAATTGGAATTGCCTTTGATGCATCATTGTTCCAGCCCACTGCCTGAAGCGATTTCATGGCTCCTATTGCAATTCCGTCGTTGTTGCAAAACACAAGTTCGACTCCCGATTTGTCGGTAACAGGATTTGCGGCAAGGAAAGTGTCCATCGCATCTTTGCCTTTGTTTGTAGACCAGTCGTCTGCTAGAAAGTCGGTTCCCAATTGTACAATATTTGGCTTACCGGCCGCAGTAAAAAGTTCATTGGTTCGGGTAACGCTAGCTTCGGTTCTGCCATTTGCCTCTGGATGTGAAAGATCGGAGCGAATCATAACATACTCGATTGTACCATTGCCGTTTTTATCATATTTGTCATAATCTTTGAGAATAGTTGTCGCAGCGATTTCGCCTTGCATTAATCCGCCACCGCGTGAATCAGAACCAACGAACCAGCAGTTTTGATATGAGTCTATTGCATCTTTGTGTGGTTGCTGATTATAAAATAAAATTGGTATGTCGGCGTTTTTGGCTTTGTTAACAACGGTTTGGCTAGACGAAATGTCGGCCATTCCTACAACTAAAATTGTTGCCCCTTTTTGAATGGCATTGTCAATTTGATCGTTCTGTACATTTTGCTTTCCTTCGCTATCGTTAAAGTTATATGCTACTCCCGAAGTTTCGTATAGATCACCAATTGCGTTCATAACGGCATTTTGTTGTGGATCAGAGAAATTGTAAACGAAGTGTTCTAGCATCGGGCCGCCTGCTGCTGAACAGCCAACGAAACTTGCTGCTACAATAGTTGTTAGTGCGAGAAGAAATTTTGATTTTTTCATAATAAACCCTCCTGAAATATGTAATGATTTGTTAATATAGTATATTATAATGATCCCACAAATGCAATGATTTGACGGTAAATTTCAAATATTACCACATGGTAAATACAGCCTTGAAAATTTATGTATGATTCAGTAAAATAAATTTTGATAATAATAAAAGCTGGGGGTGCCAAATAAGTGGCTGAGAGATACCCTTAATACTTGAACTGGATAATGCCAGCGTAAGGAAGCGAAGAATGATCCTTACAAAGTATAGTTTTTCTATTATACAATAATGAGTGAGGTGTGTAAGATGATAAAAGCCATGATGCAAAAGGTAAAAGCAAAGAATCCTCTGATTCATAATATTACAAACTACGTAACAGTAAACGACTGCGCAAATGTATTGTTGGCCTGCGGGGCGTCACCAATTATGGCAGATGATGAACGTGAAGTACAAGAGATCACAGCCTTATGCGGGGGACTGACTATAAATATGGGAACACTAAATTTGCGAGTTGCTAAATCTATGTATATTGCAGGGGTAATGTCAAATAAGATGGCGCATCCTGTGGTACTAGATCCTGTAGGAGTTGGTGCATCAAAATGGAGAATTGAAAGGGCGCAAGAGTTTTTGCGACAGATCAAATTTAGTGTGATTCGTGGAAATATTTCAGAAATTAAGAGTCTAGCAAAGGGTACTCAAACAACTACAGGTGTTGATGCCAATATAGCGGATGAAGTAACGGAAGAGAATATAGAAGATGTAGTAGAGTTTGCTCAACAATTTGCTCAGAAAACGCAAGCCATAATTGTGATTACAGGAAAGATCGATATAATATGCGGCATGGAGACTGTGTATATCGTTAGGAATGGAAACGCGATGATGAGTAAAGTTTCAGGAACAGGATGCATGCTTACTACGATGATTACTGCATATGTAACTGCGAACCCGGACAACAGGCTGTTAGCAACGACTGCAGCAGTGGCGCTGATGGGCCTTGCGGGAGAAAGAGCTTTCGATAGACTGGCAGCAAATCAGGGAAATACCAGCTACCGAGATTTGATAATGGATGAAATATATACTATGACAGGTGAAACTTTAGAAGCGGGAGCAAAATATGAAATGTTCAAATAGGGTGATGCGTCTATATGCGGTAACAGATAGAGCTTGGACAGATAAAGCGACGTTGCCTATTCAGGTAAAGCAGGCATTAGAGGGAGGAATTACTTGCTTACAATTGCGAGATAAAAATCACATTAATAAGGAAGAAACTCTGGAGATAAAAAATCTTTGCGCTAAATATGGTGTTCCATTTATTATAAACGACGATATCGCGGCGGCAATGAAATATGATGCGGATGGCATTCATGTGGGGCAAGATGACATGGCAGCAGCAGATGTACGAAAGAGAATTGGTGAAGAAAAAATTTTGGGGGTAACTGTTCATAATGTAACGCAAGCAATAAAGGCCGAAAAAGATGGTGCTGACTATCTCGGCGTTGGCGCAGTATTCAAAACTGATACGAAAACCGATGCGGTGACAATAGGTATTGCAGAAGTGGCGGCCATTGTATCGGCAGTGAATATTCCTGTCGTTGCAATTGGCGGAATTAATGTAGAGAACATCAAGCAACTGAAAAGAGCAAACGTCGACGGTGTTGCAGTAGTATCGGCAATATTTGGAAGCGATGACATATCGGCAACTTGTGCGAAACTGCTTGCTGAATCAGAGAAAATTGCTCGAATGGCAACAGCTCTCACTATTGCAGGATCAGATTGTAGCGGAGGAGCTGGTATTCAGGCAGATCTCAAAACTTTTGTTGCCAACAAAGTTTATGGAATGAGCGTAATTACAGCATTGACGGCGCAAAACACGATGGGAGTTTCGGGAATTTTTGATGTAAGCGCAGAGTTTGTAGCAAGTCAGATAGATAGCGTATTTGTGGATATCTACCCCAATGCTATAAAAATTGGAATGGTATCGAATATTCAGATCGTGGACGCTATTGTCGCCAAAATTAAGCAATACAAACCGAAAAATATAGTGATTGATCCTGTAATGGTATCGACAAGTGGGCACAAATTATTATCTGATGGGGCAGAAGTTGTGGTGATTGAAAAGCTGTTGCCATGCGCTACGGTTATTACACCAAATATCCCCGAGGCAGAAATATTGTGGAATAACAAATCCATCAACACAGAAGAAGACATGATGGAGGCCGCTGAGTATATTGCGGAAAAAGTTGGTGTTGCTGTATTAGTAAAAGGAGGACATCTGGTAAACGAAGCAATGGATTTTTTATTTGCAGATGGGGTGGGCACCTGGTATACAGCAGATAGGGTAGAGACAGCCAATACGCATGGAACCGGATGTACGCTCTCTTCCGCCATTGCAGCGAATTTGGCAAAGGGATATAGCTTGGAAGCCAGTATTACAAATGCCAAAAAATATTTAACCGGAGCGCTAAAGGCAAATTTAGATTTAGGGCATGGGAGCGGTCCGCTAGATCACGCATATATGATAGGAGAACATTGTGAAATTAACAGATAGATTATTTGAGAAGGTGCAGCAGATATGGGAAAGTTATAATCAGCATGAGTTTGTTCGA is a genomic window of Candidatus Epulonipiscium viviparus containing:
- a CDS encoding lactate racemase domain-containing protein translates to MNVSLEYGQGTIDVTLPDNSDIFIPGETVADPPYIPEDKIYEETLNAIRNPLGMDPLTKMANPDSKVTIIFPDRVKGGEQATSHRKVAIKLVLDELYSVGVKKENILLICSNGLHRKNTEQEIRGVLGNDLYNQFAPSGQIINHDSEDWDHLVDLGTTEAGDPVIMNKYVYDSDLAIMIGHTQGNPYGGYSGGYKHSATGISHWRSIASHHVPKVMHRDDFTPVNSKSLMRNKFDAISMHMEKCMGKKFFCVDAVLDTKSRQIAVLAGAPEVMQPESWKIADKRTYVPWAKKKYNVLVFGLPQFFHYGDGMGTNPIMLMQAISAQIVRHKRVLADNCVVICTSICNGFLNEDLWPYLTPLYDLFQRNEMQTLPDLNRYGEYYATNEEYIRQYRYTNAFHPFHGFSMISSAHIAEKNTAAIYLCGAKVPGYARGMGLKTRETVEDALAHAMKTIVGSDPNILVLPRTFKCSAVHLMMEGDDPNVSSK
- a CDS encoding triose-phosphate isomerase — encoded protein: MKHIYLNLKRFDIPPERGGVNRIAPIKEWGKTIIEGTQEKLKKYKNTEFVMYFPEAHLIGAANALEDDANLEIGAQSVYRADTAVGGNFGAFTTNRTANVVKEIGGTSVIIGHCEERNDKMGILAEAGVTGAAATQAVNRLLNAEIKEAQKAGLKVLYCIGEKEEELANWDSVLREQLEIGLNDVDKNSVVIAYEPIWSIGPGKTPADKPYITKVAKFVKTVAGESMDVVYGGGLKSDNAKMLASIPEIAGGLIALTRFSGEIGFYPEEYLEIIDLYLN
- a CDS encoding galactose/methyl galactoside ABC transporter permease MglC, whose translation is MFKTQIATYKNLSDADKKKFIADTLLDNALYILVLILIICVVIYNPRFISGSSIINILTLSSTRLVMALGIAGTVILAGTDLSAGRMLGLTACISASLLQAPDYAAKMYKSLTWLPQDPASSIIGQLICVIIIVMIVGGIIGFFNGFMSARFMLHPFIVTLGTQLIIYGLSLIYATWGSNAGAPIGGIDQRYTDFVIGNVFGDSDFYLPWLLVYAIIISAVIWFIWNKTVFGKNMFAVGCNAEAAKVSGVSVFWTTTLVFMLAGAMYGLAGFLESARVGSNTAATGNGYELDAIAACVIGGVSFTGGVGKVKGVIIGVILLQIINAALIFLNVPGSITYIVRGAIILVACAIDMRKYLIQK
- a CDS encoding galactose ABC transporter substrate-binding protein; translation: MKKSKFLLALTTIVAASFVGCSAAGGPMLEHFVYNFSDPQQNAVMNAIGDLYETSGVAYNFNDSEGKQNVQNDQIDNAIQKGATILVVGMADISSSQTVVNKAKNADIPILFYNQQPHKDAIDSYQNCWFVGSDSRGGGLMQGEIAATTILKDYDKYDKNGNGTIEYVMIRSDLSHPEANGRTEASVTRTNELFTAAGKPNIVQLGTDFLADDWSTNKGKDAMDTFLAANPVTDKSGVELVFCNNDGIAIGAMKSLQAVGWNNDASKAIPIIGVDATAEAQTYIDAGQMLASAGQDPNTIATYVSTLAFNIMNGKEPLAGTNYTFEPNSKNLFFPYTPYPANILD
- the thiM gene encoding hydroxyethylthiazole kinase; this encodes MIKAMMQKVKAKNPLIHNITNYVTVNDCANVLLACGASPIMADDEREVQEITALCGGLTINMGTLNLRVAKSMYIAGVMSNKMAHPVVLDPVGVGASKWRIERAQEFLRQIKFSVIRGNISEIKSLAKGTQTTTGVDANIADEVTEENIEDVVEFAQQFAQKTQAIIVITGKIDIICGMETVYIVRNGNAMMSKVSGTGCMLTTMITAYVTANPDNRLLATTAAVALMGLAGERAFDRLAANQGNTSYRDLIMDEIYTMTGETLEAGAKYEMFK
- the thiD gene encoding bifunctional hydroxymethylpyrimidine kinase/phosphomethylpyrimidine kinase, yielding MKCSNRVMRLYAVTDRAWTDKATLPIQVKQALEGGITCLQLRDKNHINKEETLEIKNLCAKYGVPFIINDDIAAAMKYDADGIHVGQDDMAAADVRKRIGEEKILGVTVHNVTQAIKAEKDGADYLGVGAVFKTDTKTDAVTIGIAEVAAIVSAVNIPVVAIGGINVENIKQLKRANVDGVAVVSAIFGSDDISATCAKLLAESEKIARMATALTIAGSDCSGGAGIQADLKTFVANKVYGMSVITALTAQNTMGVSGIFDVSAEFVASQIDSVFVDIYPNAIKIGMVSNIQIVDAIVAKIKQYKPKNIVIDPVMVSTSGHKLLSDGAEVVVIEKLLPCATVITPNIPEAEILWNNKSINTEEDMMEAAEYIAEKVGVAVLVKGGHLVNEAMDFLFADGVGTWYTADRVETANTHGTGCTLSSAIAANLAKGYSLEASITNAKKYLTGALKANLDLGHGSGPLDHAYMIGEHCEINR